A single region of the Drosophila takahashii strain IR98-3 E-12201 chromosome 2R, DtakHiC1v2, whole genome shotgun sequence genome encodes:
- the LOC138912775 gene encoding uncharacterized protein has translation MHQARRRRRVRETQRLSGRSVFWPDPHPSRHPPAPEGSAVGEPLDSAKRGRDPASPKSGPTGTPPKRSKAAQEEPTSDAEEEQEQTLTRTECVTKLGKLLDELHSLMHEKQVRHINIAMKAMIAEMRKLKSGIEQSAVEPEKTSALESVCCKCSQTPPAGKPVESRAQQMAVVPRKDRAVQTDPLRRVSQQDGITGASVVPVTTAPAAPRNRAKKARPDAPAMPRKEEANTVVVEAPGKSYSDILALVTRREDSQLTDLGAAVTKVLRTARGNILLEVARGSSKSAESMRDSISRVLGDAAEVRALTEESKVCVFDIRNLDAITTEIEIRSALAEQYQLSEGAVSIRSLRPGYEESKTAVFSLPCSMAKEVRQRGEVRIAWTRCRVREREGLPRCFRCLELGHIAIRCKSLVDKSGCCIKCGEPGHKAVACKKESANPPSSSGEANVRPGRRSNQAGNGGTGIPRTRAIQGERGRKVGQGPTNVIVGGDFNAWVQEWGSVSTNARGRAVLEAFASTDVVLLNDGERHTFVRAGAAFIIDLTYVSGAIIQTARWEICDAYTGSDHGAILCSVGISAKVTRSVPRPRKAYRPDTLRTQVFANALDGMAAEEAGGSNEMANRIATTLELACDQSM, from the exons ATGCACCAAGCCAGAAGGAGGAGACGAGTAAGGGAGACGCAGCGGCTTTCAGGAAGATCAGTCTTCTGGCCCGATCCCCACCCCTCGCGCCATCCCCCGGCGCCGGAGGGGAGTGCGGTCGGCGAACCTCTAGACTCGGCCAAGAGGGGCAGAGACCCGGCCAGTCCGAAGAGCGGCCCGACGGGTACACCTCCAAAAAGGAGCAAAGCCGCCCAGGAGGAGCCCACCTCCGACGCTgaagaggagcaggagcagacgCTCACTCGTACCGAGTGCGTCACCAAGCTCGGAAAGCTGCTGGACGAACTCCACAGCCTGATGCACGAGAAGCAGGTGCGCCATATTAATATCGCTATGAAAGCGATGATAGCGGAAATGCGGAAGCTCAAATCCGGCATCGAGCAGTCGGCAGTGGAGCCCGAGAAAACGAGCGCGTTGGAGAGCGTATGCTGCAAATGCTCCCAGACCCCACCAGCTGGGAAGCCGGTCGAAAGCAGGGCACAGCAGATGGCGGTAGTGCCGAGGAAAGACCGGGCAGTTCAGACTGACCCGTTGAGAAGGGTCAGCCAGCAAGACGGCATAACCGGGGCTAGTGTCGTCCCCGTCACCACAGCCCCCGCAGCTCCAAGGAACCGTGCCAAAAAGGCTCGACCAGATGCCCCAGCGATGCCTCGG AAAGAGGAAGCAAACACGGTGGTAGTGGAAGCTCCAGGGAAGAGCTACAGCGATATCCTGGCCCTGGTCACAAGAAGGGAGGACAGCCAGCTGACCGATCTCGGAGCGGCTGTAACCAAGGTGCTTCGGACGGCTAGGGGAAATATACTTCTTGAGGTAGCCAGAGGGAGCTCAAAAAGCGCCGAGTCCATGAGGGACAGCATCTCCAGGGTCCTGGGCGACGCTGCGGAAGTGCGAGCCTTAACGGAGGAGTCGAAGGTCTGCGTCTTTGATATACGTAACCTCGACGCGATCACGACGGAAATCGAGATACGTTCCGCCCTCGCCGAGCAATACCAGCTAAGCGAAGGAGCAGTGAGTATACGAAGCCTCCGCCCCGGGTACGAGGAATCAAAGACGGCGGTCTTTAGCCTGCCATGCTCGATGGCGAAGGAAGTCAGGCAGCGCGGGGAGGTCCGTATAGCATGGACCAGGTGCAGAGTGCGCGAGCGCGAGGGCCTTCCTCGCTGCTTCAGATGCCTGGAGCTTGGACACATCGCCATTAGGTGTAAGAGTCTGGTGGACAAAAGCGGCTGCTGTATCAAGTGCGGCGAACCAGGCCACAAGGCAGTTGCCTGCAAAAAGGAGTCAGCGAACCCTCCGTCGAGTTCCGGAGAGGCCAACGTTCGACCCGGCAGGAGAAGCAATCAGGCTGGAAACGGCGGTACCGGTATCCCGAGGACC CGAGCCATACAGGGTGAGCGTGGGAGGAAAGTGGGCCAAGGACCAAccaacgttatagtcggaggAGACTTCAACGCCTGGGTCCAGGAGTGGGGATCCGTCTCGACCAACGCCAGAGGACGCGCGGTTCTTGAGGCGTTTGCATCGACAGACGTCGTCCTCCTCAACGACGGTGAGCGGCATACGTTTGTTAGAGCAGGAGCCGCCTTCATCATCGACCTAACGTACGTGAGTGGAGCAATTATCCAAACCGCTCGGTGGGAAATCTGCGACGCATATACCGGAAGCGATCACGGGGCAATCCTATGCTCAGTGGGAATATCCGCAAAAGTTACCCGCTCAGTACCGCGGCCCAGAAAAGCCTACCGGCCAGACACGCTGCGCACGCAGGTTTTCGCAAACGCGTTGGATGGCATGGCGGCCGAAGAGGCGGGTGGATCCAACGAGATGGCGAACCGCATCGCAACAACCCTGGAGCTTGCCTGCGACCAGAGTATGTGA